The genomic stretch ttctggccaccgacagcatctcttgcacgcccctgtcgttttttaaaaaattctgcaccaccaaattcaaggtatgtgcaaaacatgggacgtgctggaatttgcccatatttaatgcacacacaatattgctggcgttgtccgatgccacaaatccacaggagagtccaattggggtaagccattccgcgatgatcttcctcagttgccgtaagaggttttcagctgtgtgcgtattctggaaagcggtgatacaaagcgtagcctgcctaggaaagagttggcgtttgcgagatgctgctactggtgccgccgctgctgttcttgcggcgggagtccatacatctacccagtgggctgtcacagtcatatagtcctgaccctgccctgctccacttgtccacatgtccgtggttaagtggacattgggtacaactgcattttttaggacactggtgagtctttttctgacgtccgtgtacattctcggtatcgcctgcctagagaagtggaacctagatggtatttggtaacgggggcacactgcctcaataaattgtctagttccctgtgaactaacggcggataccggacgcacgtctaacaccaacatagttgtcaaggactcagttatccgctttgcagtaggatgactgctgtgatatttcatcttcctcgcaaaggactgttgaacagtcaattgcttactggaagtagtacaagtgggcttacgacttcccctctgggatgaccatcgactcccagcggcaacaacagcagcgccagcagcagtaggcgttacacgcaaggatgcatcggaggaatcccaggcaggagaggactcgtcagacttgccagtgacatggcctgcaggactattggcattcctggggaaggaggaaattgacactgagggagttggtggggtggtttgcgtgagcttggttacaagaggaagggatttactggtcagtggactgcttccgctgtcacccaaagtttttgaacttgtcactgacttattatgaatgcgctgcaggtgacgtataagggaggatgttccgaggtggttaacgtccttacccctacttattacagcttgacaaagggaacacacggcttgacacctgttgtccgcatttctggtgaaatacctccacaccgaagagctgatttttttggtattttcacctggcatgtcaacggccatattcctcccacggacaacaggtgtctccccgggtgcctgacttaaacaaaccacctcaccatcagaatcctcctggtcaatttcctccccagcgccagcaacacccatatcctcctcatcctggtgtacttcaacactgacatcttcaatctgactatcaggaactggactgcgggtgctccttccagcacttgcagggggcatgcaaatagtggaaggcgcatgctcttcacgtccagtgttgggaaggtcaggcatcgcaaacgacacaattggactctccttgtggatttgggatttcaaagaacgcacagttctttgcggtgcttttgccagcttgagtcttttcagttttctagcgagaggctgagtgcttccatcctcatgtgaagctgaaccactagccatgaacataggccagggcctcagccgttccttgccactccgtgtggtaaatggcatattgtcaagtttacgcttctcctccgacaattttattttaggttttggagtccttttttttctgatatttggtgttttggatttgacatgctctgtactatgacattgggcatcggccttggcagacgacgttgctggcatttcatcgtctcggccatgactagtggcagcagcttcagcacgaggtggaagtggatcttgatctttccctaattttggaacctcaacttttttgttctccatattttataggcagaactaaaaggcacctcaggtaaacaatggagatggatggattggatactagtatacaattatggacggactgccacggttaggtggtataaaaaaaccacggttaggtggtatatattataataataatacaattatggatggacggactgcctgccgactgccgacacagaggtagccacagccgtgaactaccgcactgtacactggttgataaagagatagtagtatactcgtaacaactagtatgacactatgacgacggtataaagaatgaaaaaaaaaccacggttaggtggtatatattataataataatacaattatggatggacggactgcctgccgactgccgacacagaggtagccacagccgtgaactaccgcactgtacactggttgataaagagatagtagtatactcgtaacaactagtatgacactatgacgacggtataaagaaagaaaaaaaaataccacagttaggtggtatatattataataataatacaattatggatggacggactgcctgccgactgccgacacagaggtagccacagccgtgaactaccgcactgtacactggttgataaagagatagtagtatactcgtaacaactagtatgacactatgacgacggtataaagaatgaaaaaaaaaccacggttaggtggtatatattataataataatacaattatggatggacggactgcctgccgactgccgacacagaggtagccacagccgtgaactaccgcactgtacactggttgataaagagatagtagtatactcgtaacaactagtatgacactatgacgacggtataaagaatgaaaaaaaaaccacggttaggtggtatatattataataataatacaattatggatggacggactgcctgccgactgccgacacagaggtagccacagccgtgaactaccgcactgtacactggttgataaagagatagtagtatactcgtaacaactagtatgacactatgacgacggtataaagaaagaaaaaaaaataccacagttaggtggtatatattataataataatacaattatggatggacggactgcctgccgactgccgacacagaggtagccacagccgtgaactaccgcactgtacactggttgataaagagatagtagtatactcgtaacaactagtatgacactatgacgacggtataaagaatgaaaaaaaaaccacggttaggtggtatatattataataataatacaattatggatggacggactgcctgccgactgccgacacagaggtagccacagccgtgaactaccgcactgtacactggttgataaagagatagtagtatactcgtaacaactagtatgacactatgacgacggtataaagaatgaaaaaaaaaccacggttaggtggtatatattataataataatacaattatggatggacggactgcctgccgactgccgacacagaggtagccacagccgtgaactaccgcactgtacactggttgataaagagatagtagtatactcgtaacaactagtatgacactatgacgacggtataaagaatgaaaaaaaaaccacggttaggtggtatatattataataataatacaattatggatggacggactgcctgccgactgccgacacagaggtagccacagccgtgaactaccgcactgtacactggttgataaagagatagtagtatactcgtaacaactagtatgacactatgacgacggtataaagaatgaaaaaaaaaccacggttaggtggtatatattataataataatacaattatggatggacggactgcctgccgactgccgacacagaggtagccacagccgtgaactaccgcactgtacactggttgataaagagatagtagtatactcgtaacaactagtatgacactatgacggtataaagaatgaaaaaaaaaccacggttaggtggtatatattataataataatacaattatggatggacggactgcctgccgactgccgacacagaggtagccacagccgtgaactaccgcactgtacactggttgataaagagatagtagtatactcgtaacaactagtatgacactatgacgacggtataaagaaagaaaaaaaaataccacggttaggtggtatatattgtaatacaattatggatggacggactgcctgccgagttccgactgccgacacagaggtagccacagccgtgaactaccgcactgtactgtgtctgctgctaatatagactggttgataaagagatagtatacaatacatacaacaatatactactatactggtggtcaggcactggtcaccactagtcacactggcagtggcactcctgcagcaaaagtgtgcactgtttaattttaaattaatataatattatgtactcctgggggctcctgctataacaacctgcagtgctccccagtctcccccacaattattataagctttgccttttatacattgatgtgcagcacactgggctgagctgagtgcacacagactgagtcacactgtgtgactggctgctgctgtgtatcgttttttttcaggcagagaacggatatagcagagaacggatatattatattaaaataaataaaagttaactaacaacaactgcactggtcactgtggtaaactctgtctgactctgcacaatctctctctctcttctaatctaatttctaatggagaggacgccagccacgtcctctccctatcaatctcaatgcacgtgtgaaaatggcggcgacgcgcggctccttatatagaatccgagtctcgcgagaatccgacagcgtcatgatgacgttcgggcgcgctcgggttaaccgagcaaggcgggaggatccgagtctgctcggacccgtgaaaaaaacatgaagttcgtgcgggttcggtttcagagaaaccgaacccgctcatctctatttaaaactaCAGGAAGCAAAATGAGATTGAGGGGAGAGGATGGGGTGCAGGACAAGGGACAACTTTAGGTAGGTGGGGGGCAAGGGAAGAGGGGAAAGAGAACAATGAGAGGGGAAAAAGAGGTAGAGCTGGGAGAGAACAGAAAAATAAATAAGGGAAAGAGGCGGTAAGGAATGGAGGAGAGCACATAGGGAATTAGCTCGTCTGTGCAATCAGACAAGACAGGCTAGCCTTCACTACCCACGCACATCAGTGGGTCTTGGGCCCTGATGATTCTGTTGCCAGTTCACTAGTTGTCCTTCCTTGGTTGTCCtgcttttggtaggtactaaccactgcatacagaGAACACCACAGAAGACCCCCTACTTTGGAGATGTTCTGACCCAGTCGTCTGGCCATCACAATTTGTCCCTCATCAAAGTTGCTCAGATCCTTTCGCTTGCCCATTACGCCTGTTTTACAACATATGAACTTCAGGAGCTGATTGTTCAcatgctgcctaatatatcccctCCTTTAACAGGTGCCATgtatcaatgttattcacttcaccggTCAAtgattttaatgttatggctgatgggtgtataATTATATAAGCAGTACAGTGAGCCCTTAGAGACATCAGTTATTTAAAGTCAACAAACATCACTTGTTTTACAACAGACTAGGCAGTGTCTGTGTCTTTGTGCCCTGTTGCTTGTTCTAGGTGCTCGTTAATAAAGGATATGTGAAACTAATCCATGGGAGtactttttaaatatttaaatgcttAGTATGGTAGCTTGGTATATAGATAGTCAAATTAAGAGGTACTTGGAATACATTTAAGTGGTCAACAGTTGCCTTCACAGCACAGACCATGAAAGAAAACATAGAAACAGGCGTTAATGGGGACATGGAAAATTTATACTGTTGACTCCAGGGGAGAATTTGAGATTTTCCATAAGAAAGCACAATACACAGTTTATCATTGGTGAAAAAAGCAATTTCAGTATCACATATATTACATTTAATTAAAACTGTAGAAAAAATGTATTTAGCCTCCTtcctatataatgtacagtaacgaAAAATCTATAGTGGTTGAGACTTCATACAAAATCTTAGCAACATTTTAGCACAACCACAGTTTTCAACTTAAGCACACACACTTCCACCTTACACGAACACACAAGTGTCGAACGGCCAATATAACGCTAGCGGTTCCGCAGACGTAAGCAAACGATACGTCTGTGAATTACGTCATTGTACTAGCTTCTGTGATACTACCTTCAGTGTTCAAGCCTGGTGAGTgcacccctcctctctctctctctttatatatctatatatatatatatatatatatatatatatatatactgctcaaaaaaataaagggaacacttaaacaacacaatgtaactccaagtcaatcacacttctgtgaaatcaaactgtccacttaggaagcaacactgattgacaatcaatttcacatgctgttgtgcaaatggaatagacaacaggtggaaattataggcaattagcaagacacccccaataaaggagttgttctgcaggtggtgaccacagaccacttctcagctcctatgctttctggctgatgttttggtcacttttgaaagctggcagtgctttcactctagcggtagcatgagacagagtctacaacccacacaagtggctcaggtagtgcagctcatccaggatggcacatcaatgcgagctgtggcaagaaggtttgctgtgtctgtcagcgtagtgtccagagcatggaggcgctaccaggagacaggccagtacatcaggagacatggaggaggccgtaggagggcaacaacccagcagcaggacccctacctccacctttgtgcaaggaggaacaggaggagcactgccagagccctgcaaaatgacctccagcaagccacaaatgtgcatgtgtctactcaaacgatcagaaacagactccatgagggtggtataagggcccgacgtccacaggtgggggttgtgcttacagcccaacaccgtgcaggacgtttggcatttgccagagaacaccaagattggcaaattcgccactggcgccctgtgttcttcacagatgaaagcaggttctcactgagcacatgtgacagatgtgacagagtctggagacgccaaggagaacgttctgctgcctgcaacatcctctagcatgaccggtttggcagtgggtcagtaatggtgtggggtggcatttctttggggggccgcacagccctccatgtgctctccagaagtagcctgactgccattaggtaccgagctgagatcctcagaccccttgtgagaccatatgctggtgcggttggccctgggttcctcctaatgcaagacaatgctagacctcatgtggctggagtgtgtcagcagttcctgcaagacgaaggcagtgatgctatggactggcccgcccgttccccagacctgaatccaattgagcacatctgggacatcatgtctcgctccatccaccaacgccacgttgcaccacagactgtccaggagttggcggatgctttagtccaggtctgggaggagatccctcagaagaccatccgccacctcatcatgagcatgcccaggcgttgtagggaggtcatacagcacgtagaggccacacacactattgagcctcattttgacttgttttaaggacattacaccaaagttgaatcagcctgtagtgtgtttttccactttaattttgagtgtgactccaaatccagacctccatgggttaataaatttgatttccattgataatttttgtgtgattttgttgtcagcacattcaacaatgtaaagaacaaagtatttaataaggatatttcattcattcagatctaggatgtgttattttagtgttccctttatttttttgagcagtgtgagtatgtatgtatatatatatatatatatatatatatttaataacacTTTTGGCCTTGTGCTGAGTTGGACGCCATATGCATAAAAATTAACTTCAAAAGCTTCAAAGAGTTATACGTGAAAATTGTATATTTGCACCCATATGCTTagtcatgggccagtatttactaaaaattcgagtttgtccgatttgtgggtttttttctaagtcccaatccgggaattcactaagcaccaatctcggcagtgtttggactattcgtaatggtctgAATGACaatgttcacaaatacgaatgaatagaccatcggtcaaacgcggctgttatttcatagaatacgggaattcactattcattcgtatttgggtgttagtttctgagagcTCAAttgcggtaaaaaaagcggcaaaaaaatagacctgcttttttcatccgtgtttacatgtgttgacacttacaaatcattctaacctgaattaggatgcctataaaagggacacaaacttctctcatgcaaaataatttatttccttatgtttgcagcccaaaacttgtagatttgtaaggcaatacacatttttcaacagctatccattattacacacatttgtgttcaactttcaaatatttcaaatgttgttgtttctgcatcatgtttttaaatctgtttacttatttttaacacacacaaacatggcacaacaataatgtcagtcattttcggactgaattatctaaatattatccccaacatattaggacacttttagccaactcaattgtgtttttattgtcaattcatctagagaagaaatgttaaacagttacaattcacattgtaaattgtattggtcatggatgaatctgcctggctgccaattagtctgtctgctagctcaaagaatgattagaatctagaaagagtaatgattagaaaaaaatcaagtggtctgctttctgcatgctagcatctatgtgcagctcaaacaacagtttcctgctaacaaaaaatacaaagatgataaagaagaaatgtgcgtacaaaattcctgttgttgtttgtaccagttataattaatgatgttgtacaaattgtcaaggagctaagtgttatatatattctgttaatcatacacttggtaagtgttttgtttctcttctctttaaagaaatgggtgtgtttttttttatgtttatttgggtggttgcttgtcctggcctttgcctttaccactgtcgtgttggcgtgctctggtggagtgccttggtggtgatgacactggcgttacatttggagtagtcgtaccagaactgctgcttgtttgctgttgctgcagggatctgagtgtttcattgaggttagtgagggtggcattgagttcacgtgttgcagcattttgattgtatacaattctggacatggattcattgatcatttgattgctttctaaaatgtttatatagctttgctgttgtctgtgctgttcttccattatgcgctgtaagttgcccatgacatgtgtaatgtctgcacgcatgatttccatggtatttgcaattcttgtgtttgtttcattttgtctactcagatttctgctgattcgtctgaggtgaaatggtaggcttgcaaacatttgggtctgcctacgcaggcaatcttcattagtggcctgctgtctagcccaaatggtccagaacacttgatcagggccttgtgttactggtgttgttgggctgtgttggggttgtggtgtgctttgctgtggtggagtactcacaggtgctggggggctgattccttcgattactggatgcatttctaacatgattgtgtcatccatgtcactgtgttgctgttgttgcggagggatgctggtaccaggactagaagctgaaattaaaaacatttatccgttacttatccatatgtttaatatattggtacaaagcactaaacatggaacacatgtaatggactggtgctttcagatatccggcctagcaacatcatcactcattacttaaatacatacatactgtatgcctgtttgtggcaaatgtgtctggttacttcattctgaaagcaaacacatgagttgtatggtacatcagacatactcctgcctaaaaacacattgtaatccataatgtgttgccttatagtgtctccaaccaaaacatagtaatgttttgtatgcagttggcaatgttaggacaaacacacatgtgtaaatgattctaacaaccttactatttgcaaagcttacacatgagtttctgttgcagcatcttccacacattgtgctactgtatggctgatgtggacatacatatctttactggatgttgtgaaggccattttgttaggtttccatttcatgttttactgacttgggtaagtatagcagattttgatgggtatttacttaatgagtttaagtaaatggttttttaaagatctgacatttttaattgttatcacagtttgttactcacaatcaagatgaggggagtgtggttggcgtcttggaggtgtgtccaaaatttggagtgggggcaccgaacaaacagtagataatcttcgtggcggggtagcctgctgtggttggccatggacatcagaccttgctttctttgctggcagatgttttttgtggtgtgttccagaagtgcgccttctgctgcttaagacttctttggatggacctagtattgaaagtgacattttgttatggccattcatttacaaacctaacctatactacaatggacactttacctgcttccgcagcgtcatcatcatcagatgtgatgggagtgactgcaggacgaccagtactgctttttttcaacactgtaaatccaaaaaaaaatatatatatattcatgctattgttaatacatccacccattatgcttataaacattacatctttaaaaaatggatgttttattatgaatttaaAAATAAGCACAttaaaacacaaaaagcacaacatcaaacccaaaacatcgtccaatagccatatgcactatggaaagtgcaacacagggaatcatatataggacacagacataggacacaattccaaaaacatacactaacaagtcaaaacacacacagctacattttctaataaaaggaaaaaaattacagatgcaatatagaaataggtctgtgatgtggcactccaaacacacattaccacaatgtGAGGCCAACAAAAaaactaataaataataaataaaaaaaacagtaaggtaactaagtctgcagttgttgtgtcagtgtacaaatacagactcaaaatgaaccagcaaatagtggccttgacttaaacaatattacattgagtactaatgaaattacacatgtaactgccttcaaagacactttgcactactccagcctctaacatatcaaccactgatttggaaacattgcacatggataactgaagtaaaaaacatattccaactttcaaaatgtacaatgtgcaaaagaaaaacattattgcgggacaattcaatgacacaccaagtccaaactacacatggaaaatgtactgtccaaaaaccacatgacatacaagcaagtaagacgttacattgacttttgtataaaacatgacccaaaacaatgtatttgatgacgcacacttgaagatgggagtaatatgcaacgtcacatgacacacatttaaaacatacagtaagccagaagtaatgtcatagaatgttaaggcaaatacacatgctcaccatccttcctggggcgatcggaatcccggacatgggttgcagacactacttctggagggattatagtccgcatgggctcctcatagtccagatatgtggcaataaagggcggaccaccaccggttttgcgagccgacttcgcctccttggtcattttggacttgacacgtcgctttatgtcatagtaccgtttgcggcacgtgtcctccgtccgcttcaccaccccctcactattgacagcagcaactactttcgcccacaacaccgtcttcctccgtgttggcaccttggctgactcaggcccaaatagctggcgctgatacttcatcagctcccgcaccaatgccacattttctgcataactaaactttacattacgcccagtcttagtagtggtgcgtggcagcggagctctctgactgtcactatcactgtcacttgaggctgctgcagcaacctcacccacctcctccacctcactaacctcactcacactcacctcctccacctgaccgacctcctccccctcactcacaccctccacctcacccacagtcacacataattgtgtctaaacacttaacacagaaaaataaaaagacaaacaacacactcctccactaccactgcacaaatcacacacacacacacacacacacacacacacacacacacacacacacacacacacacacacacacacacacacacacagtgacaagggactataaataaaaaatacttgtaccaaaaattagacaaaaccacaaaatacaagactacaagaatgacaagactactttcaaacacaatactacactcagaaatcgcccaaaaaactcctcaccaaaccaactactcaccaactactcaccaacctccacagcacagcctccctcctcaccactaactaaacccacgaggtgcggacggtttggggcgtatttatatggttgcgcacagacactcctaccatctgaaacacaaccaatcacgaacggggatgaaaatcgaaactaaaagtgaagatgcggccgcggaaaaaaaaaaaccctgccgcgtttaacttagaaaagaacccagcaaaaacaacaaaaacacgtacgcaaacgacaatgacggccgcaaatgtgccaaaaaaaaccgactggcatcgacatcggaaaacacgaaaacaaaaaactcgaatgcttagtaacttggcgtatatggattcaaaaagttgcatgaaaatgcacccgatacaaaacgagtttaaacactacacaaaccgactcaaacacgaatattagtaaatattggccatggtctCAAGATGTGTCTGCCTTTGTGCCAAGTTTGCATCAGGATTACTGACAGCCATCTAGGTCATACTGTAAATGCAAGAaatatttttaacatttattttgaTAGTGAGAACCACAGGTATAATCTTCCTTCTCATATGCTGATGAAAGTAGCGCCATAAAATCTCTCAATAAAATCTACTTCTTACTGATCGTCTGCCCAACAAACGTATAGATTGCAAAAAACAACTCAACAGTACACTAATATTGTTACCTTGGAGCTGGCACTCCATGCCCTCGCTCTAATCAcattcctttctctaacgtccatgaggatgctgggactccgtaagcagggccggcgctaccattaggcagctttaggcagctgcctatgggcgctggccactggagggcggcatgctccacttaaatctattttactaaaaaaaatattttgctaagtaagcccagaccaggggcggccgctgcgagggtctagcctgccacagccgtcagtcacctcaccaacgccagtgtgttgatttccctgctccatgtctctaacagaaatagacggagctgcgcgtatgagagagcaggtcaggagacgggcgccgcccacactgacagcctaacacgcatcctaggcgccgtcagcactaACATGCC from Pseudophryne corroboree isolate aPseCor3 chromosome 5, aPseCor3.hap2, whole genome shotgun sequence encodes the following:
- the LOC134929414 gene encoding uncharacterized protein LOC134929414, yielding MDDTIMLEMHPVIEGISPPAPVSTPPQQSTPQPQHSPTTPVTQGPDQVFWTIWARQQATNEDCLRRQTQMFASLPFHLRRISRNLSRQNETNTRIANTMEIMRADITHVMGNLQRIMEEQHRQQQSYINILESNQMINESMSRIVYNQNAATRELNATLTNLNETLRSLQQQQTSSSSGTTTPNVTPVSSPPRHSTRARQHDSGKGKGQDKQPPK